In the Juglans microcarpa x Juglans regia isolate MS1-56 chromosome 6D, Jm3101_v1.0, whole genome shotgun sequence genome, one interval contains:
- the LOC121235114 gene encoding cytochrome P450 86A22-like translates to MEISTALMILSAIAAYFLWFGFISRSLSGPRVWPLLGSLPALIQHSNRMHDWIADNLRTCGGTYQTCICALPSLARKQGLVTVTCDPKNVEHILKARFDNYPKGPGWQAAFHDLLGEGIFNSDGDTWLFQRKTAALEFTTRTLRQAMARWVSRAIKFRFCPILETAQSQGKSIDFQDLLLRLTFDNICGLAFGKDPQTLSPGLPENGFALAFDQATEATLQRFILPEIVWKLRKWLRLGMEVSLGQSLEHIDKYLTNIINTRKLELRSQQQGGAGTAHDDLLSRFMKKKESYSNEFLQHVALNFILAGRDTSSVALSWFFWLVSQNPRVEEKILIEICTVLMETRGNDPTKWVEEPLVFEEVDRLIYLKAALSETLRLYPSVPQDSKHVVADDILPSGAFVPAGSSITYSIYAIGRMEYIWGQDCLEFKPERWLSQDGKKFEAQDSYKFVAFNAGPRICLGKDLAYLQMKSIAAAVLLRHRLSVVPGHRVEQKMSLTLFMKYGLKVNVHPRNLKPVLDTICIGDTCGRNPPALSINGHCDGVEMVDGIA, encoded by the coding sequence ATGGAGATATCAACGGCTTTGATGATCTTATCAGCAATTGCTGCCTATTTCTTGTGGTTCGGATTCATCTCAAGGTCATTGAGCGGTCCGCGTGTCTGGCCTCTATTGGGTAGCTTGCCCGCTCTCATCCAGCACTCTAATCGCATGCACGACTGGATCGCCGACAATCTTCGCACATGCGGCGGCACGTACCAGACTTGTATTTGTGCCCTTCCATCTCTGGCTCGGAAACAGGGGCTTGTGACGGTCACGTGCGATCCAAAGAACGTGGAGCACATTTTGAAGGCTCGGTTCGATAATTACCCCAAGGGTCCCGGTTGGCAGGCGGCGTTCCATGATTTGCTGGGAGAGGGCATCTTCAACTCCGATGGGGACACGTGGCTATTCCAGCGTAAGACTGCCGCACTTGAATTCACCACCCGGACACTGCGCCAAGCCATGGCTCGGTGGGTGAGCCGGGCTATCAAGTTCAGGTTCTGCCCGATTCTTGAGACGGCTCAATCGCAAGGTAAGTCGATTGATTTTCAAGATCTTCTACTTCGGCTCACTTTTGATAACATCTGCGGCTTGGCTTTTGGTAAGGACCCACAAACTCTATCTCCTGGATTACCCGAGAATGGCTTCGCTTTGGCTTTCGACCAGGCCACCGAAGCCACGCTGCAACGCTTTATTTTGCCCGAAATTGTATGGAAGCTGAGGAAGTGGCTCCGGCTCGGAATGGAAGTCAGCTTGGGCCAAAGCTTGGAACACATCGACAAATACTTAACCAACATCATCAATACACGTAAACTCGAGCTACGAAGCCAACAGCAAGGTGGCGCTGGGACCGCACACGACGACTTGCTATCAAGGTTCATGAAGAAAAAAGAGTCCTACTCGAACGAATTTCTCCAACATGTGGCACTCAATTTCATCCTAGCTGGACGGGACACGTCATCAGTCGCGCTAAGCTGGTTCTTTTGGTTGGTCAGTCAAAACCCAAGAGTGGAAGAGAAAATCCTCATCGAAATCTGCACCGTCCTGATGGAGACACGAGGCAATGACCCTACCAAATGGGTGGAAGAACCCCTAGTGTTTGAAGAAGTTGACCGATTGATATACCTCAAGGCAGCATTGTCGGAGACCCTAAGGCTTTACCCATCAGTGCCACAAGACTCAAAGCACGTAGTTGCCGATGACATTTTGCCAAGTGGGGCTTTTGTGCCTGCAGGCTCATCCATCACCTATTCCATATATGCAATTGGACGGATGGAGTACATTTGGGGTCAAGATTGCCTAGAATTCAAGCCAGAGAGATGGCTGTCCCAAGACGGCAAAAAATTTGAGGCACAAGATTCATACAAATTTGTCGCGTTTAATGCAGGTCCAAGAATATGTTTAGGGAAAGACTTGGCTTACTTGCAAATGAAGTCGATAGCCGCCGCAGTTCTACTGCGGCATAGGCTGTCAGTGGTGCCAGGCCACCGTGTGGAGCAGAAGATGTCCTTGACATTGTTCATGAAGTATGGGCTAAAGGTTAACGTCCACCCTAGGAACTTAAAGCCTGTATTGGACACGATTTGCATTGGTGACACGTGCGGTAGGAATCCTCCAGCTCTAAGTATTAATGGGCACTGTGATGGGGTGGAAATGGTTGATGGGATAGCTTAA